TCACGGGTGATGGGGAGTGCAGCCGAAGGGAAGAAAAACAGCATGGAAGTGTTTATGAGTGTATCTGCCAAGGCCGGCATAGGTGTAAAAGTTTTAGACCCACTAAACGGAAGCTGCTGTGGACAAATTTTCTCATCCAAAGGCCTGAGCCAGGCTTATCAATATACTGCCGCAGATATTACAGACCGCCTGTGGAATGCAACAGCCGAAGGGAAATACCCTGTGGTAATGGATGTAAGCTCCTGCGTGTACACGTTAAAGCATATACGAAACAGTTTGCCGCCGGAAAAACAGAGGCAATATGATAAACTCGTTTTTTTAGATAGTGTAGACTACCTGCATGACATGGTGACTCCGCTTCTTAAAGCAGTACAAAAGAAAAATAACATTGTCTTACATCCCGTATGCGCTGTAGAAAAGCTGGGAACATCCGGTAAGCTGCTGAAGCTGGCAAAGCTGTTTGCAAATGATGTCACGGTGCCGGTACATGCAGGCTGTTGCGGAATGGCCGGAGACCGCGGCTTCCTGTTTCCCGAACTCACTAAATCTGCTACCCGGGCAGAAGCCGGTGAGGTCGGTAAAAGTGCATACGAAGGATATTATGCTACTACTAAAACATGTGAAATAGCCTTGTCAGAGGCAACGGGAAAAAATTACGAATCAATACTTTACCTGGTGGATGAATTGACGTGATAGGGGGGACCACTCTATCCGTAATGGCGCCAAAAATGCCATACCAACTACTATCTGAACATACATCTTATCATCCGGAGGTTCCTGAAATGGCCATCAAATGGTATTAACGGCGCCTCCGTCAACCCGAATGGCAGCCCCGTTTATGGCAACAGATAACGGACTCGCCAGGAAGGAGACAACGTTGGCAATTTCAGATGTTTCAATAAACCTGTCAATTAATGAGTCAGGCTTATTGGTTTTCATTATCTGATTTTTAATATCATTCACCGGCAAACCGTTCGTCGTTGCAATATGCTCTACCGCTGTGGCTACTCCCTCAGAATAAACAGGTCCTCCTAAAATTGTATTTACAGTCACGGCAGTTCCTTTAGTAAGTTTTGAAAGCCCGTTACTAACAGCCAGCATGGCTGTCTTAGTCATTCCATAATGGATCATATCTGCCGGAACGTTGATAGCAGATTCACTACTGATGAAAATTATTCTTCCCCAGTTTCTTTCCAGCATGTCGTGCATAATCTTCCTTGACAGGCGAACACCGCTCATGACATTTACCTGGAATATTTCCTCCCATTCGTCATCTGAAATGTCTGCAAATGGTTTTATATTGAAGATCCCGATATTGTTTACCAACACATCAATCTTTGGCAACTGATGAAGCAGATTTTCAATCTCATTTACTTTTGAAAAGTCTGCGGCTATGCCCGAAACCCGGGCTGCCGGAAATTCGGATGTCAGCTTTTCAACACTGCTGTTTACCTTTTGGGAATGCCTGCCATTAATAATTACATGTGCCCCTTCCGATAGCAGTTTTTGCGCAATGGCAAATCCAATGCCCTGTGTAGAGCCGCTGATAAAGACGTTCTTGTTCTCTAATTGTAAATTCATAAACAGTTTTTTATTTTGTATCGATCATTCCATAATTAGTCAAAAAAATTAACTGAGCACGCTCAGCTGCAATCTGATCAAAGGTTTTAAAGAAGCAGCATCGGGATGCAT
The genomic region above belongs to Chitinophaga sp. 180180018-3 and contains:
- a CDS encoding SDR family oxidoreductase; this encodes MNLQLENKNVFISGSTQGIGFAIAQKLLSEGAHVIINGRHSQKVNSSVEKLTSEFPAARVSGIAADFSKVNEIENLLHQLPKIDVLVNNIGIFNIKPFADISDDEWEEIFQVNVMSGVRLSRKIMHDMLERNWGRIIFISSESAINVPADMIHYGMTKTAMLAVSNGLSKLTKGTAVTVNTILGGPVYSEGVATAVEHIATTNGLPVNDIKNQIMKTNKPDSLIDRFIETSEIANVVSFLASPLSVAINGAAIRVDGGAVNTI